A genomic stretch from Pseudomonadota bacterium includes:
- a CDS encoding SDR family oxidoreductase, translating to MDLGIKDKVALVTGSGGGLGRIVSLKLAQEGCKLVIADVKKEGVDKVVEEIKALGAEAIGYECDITKPEKLEEMLKDITSKWKAVDILVNNAAVLDNMAPIDKMKDSLWLRDIAVNLTGTYYVTKACFSGMKAQNWGRIVTMSSVAGALGGFGQASYSASKSGVTGLMRTVALEGGRNNITANSIVAGIIATEIYPTIREDMRKRLEKRTVFLRPANPDEIADSIVYLCSERASYVTGTEMYLTGGIHLFTF from the coding sequence ATGGATTTAGGAATTAAAGATAAAGTAGCATTAGTTACCGGATCAGGCGGAGGTCTTGGCCGCATAGTTTCTTTAAAATTGGCTCAGGAAGGATGTAAATTAGTTATCGCCGATGTTAAAAAGGAAGGTGTCGATAAGGTTGTTGAAGAAATTAAAGCCTTAGGTGCTGAAGCTATCGGTTATGAATGTGATATCACCAAACCGGAAAAACTGGAAGAAATGCTTAAGGATATTACATCCAAATGGAAAGCGGTTGATATTCTAGTTAACAATGCCGCAGTCTTAGATAATATGGCTCCGATTGATAAGATGAAAGACAGCTTATGGTTAAGAGATATAGCTGTTAACCTTACAGGAACTTATTATGTGACCAAGGCCTGTTTTTCCGGCATGAAAGCCCAGAACTGGGGTCGTATAGTAACTATGTCTTCGGTTGCCGGGGCTTTGGGCGGATTTGGCCAAGCAAGTTATTCGGCTTCTAAAAGCGGTGTTACCGGTCTTATGAGGACAGTAGCTCTGGAAGGCGGAAGAAATAATATTACCGCCAACAGCATTGTGGCTGGTATTATCGCAACAGAAATCTATCCAACTATCCGTGAGGACATGAGAAAAAGACTGGAAAAACGAACTGTATTTCTGCGACCCGCAAACCCTGATGAAATCGCCGATTCAATAGTTTACCTTTGCTCAGAAAGAGCAAGCTATGTTACTGGTACTGAAATGTATCTGACGGGTGGAATCCATCTTTTTACATTTTAA
- a CDS encoding enoyl-CoA hydratase/isomerase family protein — protein MDYSTLTFNKENGIGTITLNRPKQKNAINGQMIEELSDLVKAISTDDEVKVVVLTGGNEYFAAGADINLVQSVNSPMQAYDFSRTSPISDLDKLEKPSIAAISGFCLGGGLELALACDLRIASDTSLLGQPEINLGIIPGSGGTQRLTRIVGIAKAKELLYTGDIINAAEALRINLVNKVVPVDSLSDEVNKMAKKMASKPAMALKITKAVVNAGINMDLESALKMESQSFALLFSTEDKTEGVAAFLEKRKPNFKGK, from the coding sequence ATGGATTATTCGACTTTAACTTTCAATAAAGAAAACGGTATCGGAACAATTACCTTAAACCGTCCCAAACAGAAAAACGCTATTAATGGTCAAATGATAGAGGAATTATCAGACCTGGTAAAAGCGATTTCTACAGATGATGAAGTAAAGGTAGTGGTTTTAACCGGAGGAAATGAATATTTTGCAGCCGGTGCGGATATAAACCTTGTACAAAGTGTTAACTCACCGATGCAAGCGTATGACTTCAGCCGTACAAGTCCTATTTCAGATTTAGATAAGCTTGAAAAACCATCTATAGCAGCTATTAGTGGTTTTTGTTTGGGCGGTGGGCTTGAACTGGCGCTTGCTTGCGATTTAAGAATTGCCTCCGATACTTCGTTACTGGGACAACCTGAAATCAACCTGGGAATTATTCCCGGATCAGGCGGAACGCAAAGATTAACAAGAATTGTAGGTATAGCTAAAGCCAAGGAATTGCTTTACACGGGAGATATAATAAATGCTGCTGAAGCTCTTCGTATAAATCTTGTAAATAAAGTAGTTCCTGTAGATAGCCTATCTGATGAAGTTAATAAGATGGCAAAAAAAATGGCCTCCAAACCTGCTATGGCTTTGAAGATTACCAAGGCGGTTGTTAATGCCGGAATCAACATGGATCTGGAATCGGCATTAAAAATGGAGTCTCAATCATTTGCACTGCTTTTTTCCACCGAAGATAAAACAGAGGGTGTTGCGGCTTTTCTTGAAAAAAGAAAACCGAATTTTAAAGGGAAATAA
- the sucD gene encoding succinate--CoA ligase subunit alpha, protein MSIFVDKNTRLVVQGVTGKEGQFHTRQCVAYGTNVVAGVTPGKGGQKMDEVPVFNTVNEAVEKTGANCSMIFVPPPFTSDAIMEATDAGIPLIVVITEGIPVMNMMKVKNYISGKKSRIIGPNCPGIITPGECKVGIMPGHIHQPGGPIGVVSRSGTLTYEVVHQLTQKGIGQTTCIGIGGDPVNGTSFIDCLEAFQNDPQTKGIVMVGEIGGTAEEEASEFISKNLTKPVIGFIAGLTAPPGRRMGHAGAIISGNSGTAQGKIEAMKKSGIHICENLGTLGDLCVSVFKGV, encoded by the coding sequence GTGAGTATTTTTGTTGATAAGAATACACGGCTTGTTGTTCAGGGTGTTACAGGAAAAGAAGGGCAATTTCATACGCGTCAGTGTGTTGCTTATGGAACCAATGTTGTTGCAGGAGTTACCCCCGGAAAAGGGGGCCAGAAAATGGATGAAGTGCCTGTTTTTAACACAGTAAATGAAGCAGTGGAAAAAACAGGAGCTAACTGCAGCATGATTTTTGTGCCTCCTCCTTTTACATCAGATGCAATTATGGAAGCAACAGATGCTGGCATTCCTTTGATTGTGGTGATTACCGAAGGGATTCCGGTTATGAATATGATGAAAGTTAAAAATTATATTTCAGGCAAAAAAAGCCGCATAATAGGGCCGAATTGCCCCGGAATAATCACACCGGGAGAGTGTAAGGTTGGAATTATGCCAGGACATATCCATCAACCGGGTGGACCTATAGGGGTTGTATCAAGGTCAGGAACTCTCACATATGAAGTTGTTCATCAGCTGACACAAAAAGGGATAGGCCAGACTACCTGCATAGGTATCGGAGGTGATCCGGTAAATGGAACAAGTTTTATAGATTGCCTTGAAGCTTTCCAAAACGATCCCCAAACCAAAGGAATTGTTATGGTTGGAGAAATTGGCGGTACCGCTGAGGAAGAAGCCTCGGAATTTATTTCAAAAAATCTAACAAAACCTGTCATAGGTTTTATAGCAGGGCTAACGGCTCCGCCGGGGCGGCGGATGGGACATGCGGGCGCAATTATAAGCGGTAATAGTGGAACTGCCCAGGGAAAAATCGAAGCAATGAAGAAAAGCGGAATACATATATGTGAGAATCTCGGCACTCTTGGTGATTTGTGTGTTTCGGTATTCAAGGGTGTATGA
- the sucC gene encoding ADP-forming succinate--CoA ligase subunit beta: protein MKIHEYQAKELFKKYGIPVPVGGVAFSPEEAVKVSDTLGGFPVVVKAQIHAGGRGKGGGVKLAKSTDETRSTADSILGMNLVTNQTGPEGRLVKKVLVEQGLNIKKELYLSIIPDRSTAKIVIMASEAGGMDIEEVSEKTPEKIIKIFIDPVAGIYPYHCRNAAYGLNLPEGAVKEFTGMLNSLYKLFTDYDCSLLEINPLVITAEDKVIALDAKITFDDNALFRHKDIIEYRDIDEEDPLEVEASKYNLNYIKMDGNVGNMVNGAGLAMATMDIIKLAGAEPANFLDVGGGASAEMVENGFKIILGDKNVKGIFINIFGGILRCDVLAEGVVQAAKKTGISVPVVIRMEGTNVEIGRKILSDSGLNLITAVDLQDAANKVAGIVNS, encoded by the coding sequence ATGAAAATTCATGAATACCAGGCAAAGGAATTATTCAAAAAGTATGGCATTCCTGTTCCGGTGGGAGGCGTTGCATTCAGTCCTGAAGAAGCGGTTAAGGTTTCAGATACGCTTGGTGGTTTTCCGGTTGTTGTAAAGGCACAGATTCATGCCGGCGGACGCGGTAAAGGAGGAGGCGTAAAGCTTGCCAAATCCACTGATGAAACAAGAAGTACAGCAGATAGTATTTTAGGAATGAACCTTGTCACCAATCAGACAGGTCCTGAAGGAAGACTTGTCAAAAAGGTGCTGGTCGAACAGGGACTTAATATCAAAAAAGAACTTTACCTTTCAATTATACCCGATCGGTCTACTGCAAAAATTGTTATTATGGCAAGCGAGGCCGGAGGTATGGATATAGAAGAAGTTTCCGAGAAGACACCGGAAAAAATCATTAAAATTTTTATTGATCCGGTTGCCGGAATTTATCCATATCATTGCCGGAACGCAGCTTACGGACTTAATTTACCTGAAGGCGCGGTAAAAGAATTCACCGGAATGCTAAATAGCCTTTATAAACTTTTTACAGACTATGACTGTTCTCTTCTTGAGATAAATCCTCTTGTGATTACTGCTGAAGATAAGGTTATTGCTCTTGATGCAAAAATAACTTTTGATGATAATGCTCTTTTCCGTCACAAAGACATCATAGAATACAGGGATATTGATGAAGAAGATCCCCTTGAGGTAGAAGCATCCAAATATAATCTGAACTACATCAAAATGGATGGAAATGTAGGAAATATGGTAAATGGTGCTGGGCTTGCGATGGCTACTATGGATATCATAAAGCTTGCAGGAGCCGAGCCTGCCAATTTCCTTGATGTTGGGGGCGGAGCTAGTGCCGAAATGGTTGAAAACGGCTTTAAGATTATACTCGGAGATAAGAATGTAAAAGGAATTTTCATAAATATTTTCGGCGGTATCTTAAGATGCGATGTTCTTGCAGAAGGCGTTGTTCAGGCAGCAAAAAAGACAGGGATATCCGTACCGGTTGTTATCCGTATGGAAGGAACAAATGTGGAAATAGGAAGGAAAATTCTTTCGGATTCAGGACTTAATCTTATTACAGCTGTTGATTTACAGGATGCTGCCAATAAAGTGGCCGGTATTGTAAACTCATGA
- a CDS encoding pyruvate carboxylase subunit B encodes MTDHDKVKKAAMKYGKDRPKAKNPVSVLDLSLRDGHQSLFATRGRTEDMIPVAEMMDEVGFWAMEVWGGATFDTMHRFLNEDPWERIRTLKRYIKKTPFSMLLRAQNLVGYRNYADDVARAFVERTAENGMDIFRTFDALNDFRNFETVVPVIKSCGKHFQGCLCYTMTEPRMGGDVYNLAYYVKKAKELEKMGADSVCIKDMAGIIAPYDAYDLVKALKEAIKIPVHLHSHFTSGMSPMSHLKAIEAGVDIIDTCMTPYAYRTSHAAIEPLVMTLLGTSRDTGFDIKHLAAINEILERDILPKYKHLLDDSKVSIIDINVLLHQTPGGMLSNLVNQLKEMDALDKIDKVYEELPKVRKDLGQIPLVTPTSQIVGIQTVNNVLFDDENERYKMITGQVKDLCYGLYGKTAIPINKELQQKALKGYPRGEKPITCRPAEVLEPELEKAKEAVKDLTTDIDDVLIYALYPVTGKKFLRWKYGKEEPPEEVKPRTLEQVKLEQEIIAKAKAGELVEKKNVPTKGDTLRRFNVVIDGENFEVGVEEIGGAAPVVNYIQQVAPTAPQQAAPPKPAGSPAKEKAPKPVAADGVTLNAPMPGMIISYSKEVGDEVKKGDTIVILEAMKMENALPAPADGVIKSINFKSGDSVPKDAVLCVIG; translated from the coding sequence ATGACCGATCATGATAAAGTTAAAAAAGCGGCCATGAAATACGGAAAAGACAGGCCCAAAGCGAAAAACCCGGTCTCGGTATTGGATTTAAGCCTTCGTGACGGGCATCAGTCTTTGTTTGCCACCAGAGGGCGAACTGAAGATATGATTCCGGTTGCCGAGATGATGGATGAAGTCGGGTTTTGGGCTATGGAAGTATGGGGTGGAGCAACTTTTGATACCATGCATCGTTTTTTGAATGAAGACCCATGGGAAAGAATAAGGACTCTCAAAAGGTATATTAAAAAAACCCCTTTTTCCATGCTCCTTCGCGCCCAGAATCTTGTGGGATACAGAAATTATGCGGATGATGTTGCACGGGCATTTGTTGAAAGAACGGCCGAAAACGGTATGGACATATTCAGGACTTTTGATGCGTTAAATGATTTCCGTAATTTTGAAACGGTTGTTCCCGTTATAAAGAGTTGCGGAAAACATTTTCAGGGCTGTTTATGCTATACCATGACTGAACCCAGGATGGGTGGTGATGTATACAATCTTGCTTATTATGTCAAAAAGGCAAAAGAGCTTGAAAAAATGGGTGCAGACAGTGTTTGCATCAAAGATATGGCCGGTATTATTGCTCCTTATGATGCATATGACCTTGTAAAAGCTTTAAAAGAAGCAATAAAAATTCCTGTACATCTTCACAGCCATTTTACTTCAGGCATGTCTCCCATGTCACATTTAAAAGCTATTGAGGCTGGAGTTGATATTATAGATACCTGCATGACTCCATACGCATACAGGACATCTCATGCCGCAATAGAACCGCTTGTCATGACACTTCTCGGCACAAGCAGGGATACGGGTTTTGACATAAAACATCTTGCAGCAATAAATGAAATCTTAGAAAGAGATATCCTTCCCAAGTACAAACATCTGCTTGATGATTCAAAAGTATCTATCATAGATATCAATGTTCTTCTGCATCAAACTCCGGGCGGAATGCTATCCAATCTGGTGAATCAACTAAAAGAAATGGATGCACTTGACAAGATTGACAAAGTCTATGAAGAATTGCCGAAAGTAAGAAAAGATTTGGGACAAATTCCGCTTGTTACACCTACCAGCCAGATAGTAGGTATTCAGACGGTTAATAATGTATTGTTTGATGATGAAAATGAAAGATATAAAATGATTACCGGTCAGGTGAAAGATCTGTGCTACGGTTTGTATGGTAAAACCGCCATTCCGATAAATAAGGAGCTTCAGCAAAAGGCTCTTAAGGGATATCCTCGCGGTGAAAAACCGATTACATGCAGACCGGCTGAAGTTCTTGAACCTGAACTTGAAAAAGCAAAAGAAGCTGTCAAGGATCTTACCACTGATATTGATGATGTACTCATTTATGCGCTTTATCCGGTTACCGGTAAAAAGTTTTTAAGATGGAAATATGGCAAAGAAGAGCCTCCTGAAGAAGTAAAACCAAGAACCCTTGAGCAGGTAAAGTTAGAGCAGGAAATCATAGCCAAGGCAAAGGCAGGAGAGCTTGTTGAAAAGAAAAACGTTCCAACAAAGGGGGACACATTGCGTAGATTTAATGTTGTTATAGACGGGGAAAATTTTGAAGTTGGAGTTGAAGAAATAGGCGGGGCAGCACCGGTTGTCAATTATATTCAGCAGGTTGCACCTACTGCGCCACAACAGGCAGCACCGCCAAAGCCTGCCGGATCACCTGCCAAAGAAAAAGCTCCTAAGCCAGTTGCAGCAGACGGGGTTACTCTTAATGCACCGATGCCGGGGATGATAATCTCATACTCAAAAGAGGTTGGAGATGAGGTTAAAAAAGGGGATACGATCGTAATACTCGAAGCCATGAAAATGGAAAACGCCCTTCCTGCACCTGCAGACGGAGTAATAAAATCTATAAATTTTAAAAGCGGAGATTCCGTTCCCAAAGACGCTGTTTTGTGTGTAATAGGTTAG
- a CDS encoding methylmalonyl-CoA carboxyltransferase translates to MGIVKDKIKDLKDREAKTLLMGGEKAVAKHCKDGRLTARDRLNLLFDPGTFREIDMFVTHRCVNFDMEKVEIPADGVITGHGLIDKRPAFAFSQDFTARAGSLGEMHAKKICKVMDLALKAGVPCIGLNDSGGARIQEGVDALSGYGQIFYRNSLASGVIPQISAIMGPTAGGAVYSPAMTDFIFMVKNTSYMFITGPDVIKSVTGEQITFEELGGAMTHNEKSGVAHFACENDTDTIMNIKKLLSYLPANNMEDPPIVLSGDDPARLAPQLDEIIPDSTNQSYDMKDIIKSIVDSGEFFEPHQYYARNIIICFARLNGRSVGIIANQPNEKAGCLDINASDKATRFIRFCDAFNIPLLTIADVPGYLPGSDQEWSGIIRHGAKLLWSYSEATVPKMLLVTRKDYGGSYLAMCSKDLGADMAFAWPSSEIAVMGAAGAANVIHRKEIKEAKDPVEKRKEKIKEYEDLFSNPYCAARRGYIDAVIVPSTTRQRLIDALEIMCTKREIRPSKKHGNIPL, encoded by the coding sequence ATGGGTATTGTGAAAGATAAGATTAAGGATCTAAAAGATCGTGAAGCCAAAACCCTCCTGATGGGCGGTGAAAAGGCAGTTGCAAAACATTGTAAGGATGGACGTCTTACAGCAAGAGACAGGCTGAATCTTTTGTTTGATCCCGGCACATTCCGGGAAATTGATATGTTTGTCACTCATCGCTGTGTAAATTTTGATATGGAAAAAGTGGAAATTCCTGCTGATGGAGTTATAACAGGGCATGGTTTGATTGATAAAAGGCCGGCTTTTGCATTTTCACAGGATTTTACCGCAAGAGCAGGAAGTCTTGGTGAAATGCATGCCAAAAAGATATGCAAAGTAATGGATCTTGCATTGAAAGCCGGAGTGCCCTGCATAGGACTTAATGATTCGGGCGGTGCAAGAATCCAGGAAGGAGTTGATGCTCTTTCCGGTTATGGCCAGATCTTTTACCGCAACTCACTTGCTTCGGGTGTAATACCCCAGATATCAGCTATAATGGGGCCAACAGCAGGTGGGGCGGTTTATTCTCCGGCTATGACAGACTTTATTTTCATGGTAAAAAATACAAGCTATATGTTTATTACAGGGCCTGATGTTATCAAATCGGTTACAGGTGAGCAGATAACCTTTGAAGAGCTTGGCGGAGCGATGACTCACAATGAAAAAAGCGGAGTCGCCCATTTTGCCTGTGAAAATGATACTGATACAATCATGAATATCAAAAAGCTCCTTTCATATCTGCCTGCAAATAATATGGAAGATCCTCCGATAGTTCTTTCAGGCGATGATCCAGCTCGCTTAGCTCCTCAATTGGATGAAATAATTCCTGACAGCACAAATCAGTCTTATGATATGAAGGATATAATAAAATCTATTGTTGATAGCGGAGAATTTTTTGAACCCCATCAATATTATGCCCGTAATATTATAATCTGTTTTGCAAGGCTTAATGGAAGAAGTGTCGGAATAATAGCAAACCAGCCAAATGAAAAAGCCGGATGCCTTGATATAAATGCTTCCGATAAAGCCACAAGATTTATAAGATTTTGCGATGCTTTTAATATTCCACTTCTTACCATTGCAGATGTCCCCGGTTATCTCCCGGGAAGCGACCAGGAATGGAGCGGAATTATCCGTCACGGGGCAAAGCTTCTCTGGAGCTATTCCGAGGCTACAGTTCCCAAGATGTTGCTTGTAACCAGAAAAGATTATGGCGGATCTTATCTTGCAATGTGCTCTAAAGATCTTGGTGCGGATATGGCATTTGCATGGCCTAGTTCCGAAATTGCCGTAATGGGGGCCGCCGGTGCAGCGAATGTAATTCACCGGAAAGAAATCAAAGAGGCCAAAGATCCTGTTGAAAAACGCAAGGAAAAGATAAAAGAATATGAGGATCTGTTTTCCAACCCGTATTGTGCTGCAAGAAGAGGCTATATTGATGCCGTTATCGTGCCAAGTACAACCAGACAGCGTCTCATAGATGCTCTTGAAATAATGTGCACCAAGCGTGAGATAAGACCATCAAAAAAACACGGGAATATTCCTTTGTAA
- the meaB gene encoding methylmalonyl Co-A mutase-associated GTPase MeaB: protein MPDDPQYYVNGVIEGNRRILSKTITLIESSHPAHYDLAGTIVDRLLPYTGKAVRLGVTGVPGVGKSMFIESFGMTLVNKGHKLAVLAVDPSSKRSGGSIMADKLRMEKLSIEPNAFIRPSPSGDTLGGVARKTREAMLVFEAAGFDVIIVETVGVGQSETEVSSMVDFFLVLMLAGAGDEYQGIKKGVLEIADAVAITKADGDNVQKAKKARSEYESALHIIAPTSQTWSPPVVICSSMEKTGLNEIWDIVIDHRNKVTKSGELEKNRKKQMVNWMWALVKEGLKERFFGDPDVKKSLPKIIRDVESGTKAPTIASGELLFFLDNKSVTYKKQA from the coding sequence ATGCCGGATGATCCGCAATATTATGTAAATGGAGTTATTGAAGGCAACAGACGTATCCTGTCTAAAACAATAACTTTAATAGAGAGTTCTCATCCGGCTCATTATGATCTTGCAGGAACCATTGTTGACCGGCTTTTGCCTTACACGGGAAAAGCTGTTCGTTTGGGTGTTACCGGCGTTCCGGGTGTAGGAAAAAGTATGTTTATTGAAAGCTTCGGAATGACGCTTGTCAATAAAGGCCACAAGTTAGCGGTTTTGGCAGTTGATCCCAGCAGCAAAAGAAGCGGTGGAAGTATTATGGCTGACAAGCTGCGCATGGAAAAGCTTTCCATAGAGCCAAATGCTTTTATAAGACCGTCTCCTTCGGGGGATACTTTGGGAGGTGTGGCAAGAAAAACAAGAGAAGCAATGCTTGTTTTTGAAGCTGCCGGTTTTGACGTAATAATTGTTGAAACTGTAGGAGTTGGTCAGTCTGAAACCGAAGTATCTTCTATGGTTGATTTTTTCCTTGTTCTTATGCTTGCCGGTGCAGGAGACGAGTATCAGGGTATAAAAAAAGGAGTTCTGGAAATTGCAGACGCCGTAGCTATCACCAAAGCAGATGGCGATAATGTGCAAAAGGCTAAAAAAGCACGGTCGGAATATGAATCGGCTCTTCACATTATTGCACCAACATCACAAACATGGTCGCCGCCGGTTGTTATTTGCAGTTCTATGGAAAAGACGGGACTAAATGAAATCTGGGACATTGTTATTGATCACAGAAATAAAGTGACAAAAAGCGGAGAACTTGAGAAAAACAGAAAAAAACAGATGGTAAACTGGATGTGGGCACTTGTTAAAGAAGGGCTTAAGGAAAGATTTTTTGGCGACCCTGATGTAAAAAAGAGTCTTCCGAAAATAATCCGTGATGTTGAAAGCGGAACTAAAGCTCCGACTATTGCATCAGGTGAACTTCTTTTTTTTCTTGACAATAAAAGTGTTACCTATAAGAAACAGGCTTGA
- the scpA gene encoding methylmalonyl-CoA mutase, with the protein MPNINDWAELCAKEIKKPTESLNWETPEGITVKPLYTAEDLEGLEFVNSLPGFEPYVRGVKASMYAGRPWTIRQYAGFSTAKESNAFYRRNLAAGQKGLSVAFDLATHRGYDSDHPRVVGDVGKAGVAVDSIEDMKILFDQIPLDEMSVSMTMNGAVLPILAGYIVAAEEQGVAHEKLNGTIQNDILKEYLTRNTYIYPPEPSMRIISDIIGFCSRNMPKYNTVSISGYHMMEAGASSVLQTAFTLADGLEYAKAALAAGLDIDAFAPRLSFFFGIGMNFFMDIAMLRAARYLWADIMSQFNPKKKQSLMLRTHCQTSGWSLTQQDPYNNIIRTTLECLSAVLGGTQSLHTNAFDEAVGLPTDFSARVARNTQIIVQEESQVCHVVDPLGGSYYVESLTNAIISESKKIIKEIEDLGGMAKAITTGMPKMRIEEAAARKQARIDQGKDVIVGVNKYKIGEEIPLEVLEVSATVRDEQVARLKEIKAKRDSAEVKRTLEALTNCAESGGNLLEACLPAVRARATIGEITDAMEKVFGRFVATTQCISGVFASEYGDSEIIASIKKRTDEFLEIDGRRPRILLTKMGQDGHDRGVKVVATAFADLGFDVDISPMFQTPEEAARMAVENDVHVVGVSSLAAGHKVLVPQLIEALKAEGAKEILVVVGGIIPPSDYDFLYKAGAVGIFGPGTPITESSNKVLNALFESRK; encoded by the coding sequence ATGCCGAATATTAATGATTGGGCCGAATTGTGTGCAAAAGAGATCAAAAAGCCCACAGAATCTTTAAACTGGGAAACACCGGAAGGTATCACGGTAAAACCGCTTTATACGGCCGAAGATCTTGAAGGATTGGAGTTTGTTAATTCTCTTCCGGGATTTGAACCTTATGTAAGAGGTGTCAAGGCCAGTATGTATGCAGGAAGACCATGGACTATACGGCAATATGCCGGTTTTTCAACTGCGAAAGAATCAAATGCATTTTACAGAAGAAATCTTGCAGCAGGGCAAAAAGGGCTTTCCGTTGCTTTCGACCTTGCCACTCACAGGGGTTATGATTCAGACCATCCCAGAGTAGTGGGTGATGTTGGAAAGGCCGGAGTTGCAGTAGATTCAATAGAAGATATGAAAATCCTGTTTGACCAGATTCCGCTTGATGAGATGTCCGTATCTATGACTATGAACGGCGCTGTTCTTCCCATTCTTGCAGGTTACATTGTTGCGGCGGAAGAACAAGGTGTTGCACATGAAAAATTAAACGGTACCATTCAAAATGACATTTTAAAAGAATACCTGACAAGAAACACATATATCTACCCGCCTGAACCGTCCATGAGAATCATATCAGATATTATCGGATTCTGCTCAAGAAATATGCCTAAATACAATACAGTAAGCATAAGCGGTTACCATATGATGGAAGCCGGAGCAAGCTCGGTTCTACAGACGGCTTTTACTCTGGCCGATGGTCTTGAATACGCAAAAGCAGCACTTGCGGCAGGACTTGATATAGATGCTTTTGCTCCGCGTCTTTCCTTTTTCTTCGGAATAGGAATGAATTTTTTCATGGATATAGCAATGCTAAGAGCAGCCCGTTATCTTTGGGCCGATATAATGAGCCAGTTCAATCCGAAAAAGAAACAGTCTTTGATGTTAAGAACCCATTGCCAAACATCCGGCTGGAGCCTTACCCAACAGGATCCTTATAATAATATAATAAGGACAACCTTGGAATGCCTTTCGGCAGTGCTTGGCGGAACACAGTCTTTGCATACCAATGCTTTTGATGAAGCTGTTGGGTTGCCGACTGATTTTTCGGCAAGAGTTGCAAGAAACACACAGATCATCGTCCAGGAAGAATCCCAGGTATGCCATGTTGTAGATCCTCTCGGTGGTTCTTATTATGTTGAATCACTTACCAATGCCATTATTAGTGAATCAAAAAAGATAATAAAGGAAATCGAGGATCTTGGCGGAATGGCCAAAGCCATTACTACCGGCATGCCTAAAATGAGAATTGAAGAGGCAGCAGCGAGAAAACAGGCAAGAATAGATCAGGGCAAAGATGTTATTGTCGGTGTAAATAAATACAAAATAGGAGAAGAAATACCGCTTGAAGTTCTTGAGGTGTCGGCCACTGTGCGTGATGAGCAGGTTGCAAGACTAAAGGAAATAAAGGCGAAAAGAGATTCCGCCGAGGTTAAAAGAACGCTTGAAGCATTAACAAACTGCGCTGAATCCGGTGGCAATCTTCTTGAAGCATGCCTTCCGGCTGTGCGCGCCAGAGCGACAATAGGGGAGATTACGGATGCCATGGAAAAAGTATTCGGAAGATTTGTTGCCACTACACAGTGTATTTCGGGAGTTTTTGCCTCTGAATATGGAGACAGCGAGATAATCGCTTCCATCAAAAAAAGAACGGATGAATTTCTTGAAATAGATGGAAGAAGGCCGAGAATCTTACTGACAAAAATGGGCCAGGATGGGCATGACCGCGGCGTTAAGGTTGTTGCCACCGCTTTTGCCGATCTGGGTTTTGATGTTGATATAAGTCCGATGTTCCAGACACCGGAAGAAGCTGCCCGTATGGCAGTGGAAAATGATGTTCACGTTGTCGGAGTTTCAAGCCTTGCAGCAGGTCACAAGGTGCTTGTACCACAACTCATTGAAGCCCTTAAAGCCGAAGGCGCAAAAGAGATTCTTGTTGTTGTGGGAGGCATAATTCCTCCTTCAGATTACGATTTTCTGTACAAAGCAGGCGCTGTTGGAATATTTGGCCCTGGCACGCCGATCACTGAGTCTTCCAACAAGGTTTTAAATGCTCTTTTTGAAAGCCGGAAATAG
- the mce gene encoding methylmalonyl-CoA epimerase, with amino-acid sequence MKILKIDHIGVAVSKIDEKKNFWTDVLGLSYAGDETVEEQKVTTAFLPVGESEVELLESTSADGPIAKYLEKRGEGVQHIAFRVDDIDAALEELKTKGIRLIDEKARKGAGGARIAFLHPKATCGVLVELCERK; translated from the coding sequence ATGAAAATTTTAAAAATTGACCATATTGGAGTTGCTGTAAGCAAAATTGACGAAAAGAAAAATTTCTGGACCGATGTTTTGGGTTTATCATATGCTGGCGATGAAACTGTTGAAGAGCAGAAAGTTACCACGGCATTTTTGCCTGTAGGAGAAAGCGAAGTTGAACTTTTGGAATCTACTTCTGCGGATGGACCAATTGCAAAATATCTTGAAAAACGCGGAGAAGGCGTTCAGCATATTGCTTTTCGTGTAGATGATATCGATGCCGCTTTGGAAGAATTAAAAACAAAAGGCATCAGGCTCATCGATGAAAAAGCCCGTAAAGGCGCAGGTGGAGCCAGGATTGCTTTCTTACATCCAAAGGCAACATGCGGGGTTTTGGTTGAGTTATGCGAAAGAAAATAA